The genome window GTCCCCTTGTCAAAGCCAAGTTCACTACTTAAATATTCTTGTGTCTGACCATCTTGACGCCGAAGAACCAATAAAAAAGCATAATTGCCATATCCAAGCCCAAAAGGCTCAAAAGCTCGGTCAAGTAAGCATTGCATTTGCCTGTATAGACATGATATCCATCGCCCAATATGAGGCTGTTTGGAATCCATTATTTAGAAATACCCCTTTCTACTTTGAGCACTTTTAGCTGTTTAGAAACCAGGAAAAATGTTACAAGAAAAGCCAAAGTGTCAGCTATGGGAAAAGAATACCAAATCCCTTGAAGATTGAAAAAACGCGGAAGAACGACGAGAAAGGGGATAAGGAAAATAACTTGTCGGCTCAAAGATAAAATGAGAGATGCCCGAGCTTTTCCCAAAGCTTGAAACATTGAAGAGCCTGTAATCTGAAAACCAGCTAAAAAATAGGTCATGGTAACAATTCTAAGAGCCCAACTTGCCTCTTCTAAAAGAAGAGAATCTGTTGTAAAAAGTCCCACGACCTTTTCAGGCATAAACCAGCAAATGACAGAAGCAATAAAAGCTATGATAGAAGCAGCACCTATGGCAAGGTGGGTAACATCTCGTGCTCTTTTATAGTCTCCTGCACCGTAGTTAAAGCCGAGAATAGGTTGCAGGCCTTGTGCTACACCAATAATAGGCATAAAGAAAAAGGAGAGTGCTCTATGCAAAATACCATACACAGCAACAGAGATGTCACTTCCATAATAAATGAGACTATTGTTGAGAAAAACAATAATAATGCTTCCAGAAGCCATTCGTACAAATTCAGATACTCCTACAGAAAGAATTTCTTTTATAGTCTCCCATTGTGGAGTAATTGATGATAAAGAAAGGGAAAGCAGGCTCTTTTTCGAAAAGAAGAAGTAATGGACCATCCATATTGCCATTGCTATTTGAGAAAGCACTGTAGCAATAGCGGCTCCCCGAATTCCTAATTTTAATTTGAAGATAAAAATAGGATCGAGAATAATATTAAGAATAGCCGATATAAGCATGCTTATCATGGCTACTCGGGCATTTCCTTCCGATCGCGCCGCGTGATTGGCTGCCATTCCAAATCCGACAAAGGGTAATCCGAACAGTATGACTTCAAGGTATTCTTCCGCGTAAGGAAAAATTGCTGGCGTTGCGCCGAAAAGGCGAAGAATATATTGACGCGTAAAAAAGCCTATGGAAAAAAGAGAAAAACTAAAAATGAAGGAAAGAAATACCATATTACCAAGGGCCTTGTTTGCATAAGAATGTTTTCCGGCCCCTAGACTTCTTGAAATAAGAGAGGAGCCGCCTACTCCTATTGTGATAGCCAAAGATGTGGATAGAAGCTGAAGAGGAAAAACAATAGCTGTTCCAGCAAGACCGAGTGGGCCGACGCCCCGACCGATAAAAATAGCATCTACAATATTATATGATGCTTGTACGAGCATTCCGATAATGGCAGGCAGAAAGTCTCCACAATAATCGTCCTATTTGTTCGTTTGCAAGTAAATCCCGCCGATCCATACACATTCCCCCATGTTAATTGAGAGAAATAGTATAGATTATATTCGTTGCATGCGCAACTATCTTTCTGTGTCGGCCATGCTCTTCTTACGATGAGCCTTAAATTCATACATTCTTTTGTCTGCAACTTTAACTGTTTCTGTGAGAGTCGGTGCATTAGACGGACAATGAGCAACTCCATAATCGGGGTAAATAGCGAAATCGGCCCCCGCAATATGTCGTTGCGTAATTCTTTTATAGACTCGCTCCATTATTTTTTCAGCTTTTTTAAGAGGAAGGTCAGCAAAATAAATTAAAAATTCATCTCCTCCCGAACGAGCAACATAATCTGTTTGCCGCAACCCTTTTCTTAGAATAGATGCTATTTCTACAAGCGCTTTGTCACCACGTGCGTGACCATACGTATCATTAATTTTTTTAAAATTTCCCAAGTCTATAATGGCGATACATGCACTTCCTTGGGTATGTTCTATGCGTGTATCTTCTTCATCAAGACGCTTAATCATATACCGCCGATTCCATAACTCAGTAAGGGGTCTATCATGGCATCATATTCGGTCTTTTTAACCATTGCATTGAGTGTGAGATTGACCTTCTCTAATTCACGGGTTTTATCTTTTAAGTCAGCAAGAATTTTTTGCGACGTTCATATTCCATAATAAAAAGAGTTGCGCCGAGAGAGAAGAGAACTACAATTATCCCGGCCATAATCTTGAAACGATTTCGAATAGAGGCCCTTCGCCCTTCAAGAATAAGAGAAGGAATCATCGAAACCAGTTTCCATCTATAAAAAGTTGATCCTTGCGCTGACAATTTAGTCTGAAGAGGGTCTATCGTTACAAATGTAAAAAGACCCCGTGGCGACTCAATTTGACCTTGTTCCTGGGCGTAGATAATCGCTGCTTCTTCAGGGTATATTTTAAAAAAGTTATTTTCTTTTCTTTCTGGAATTTGGAACCCCCATTCAAGGTTATGGTTTGTGTTTTTTAACCAATAACCATCACTATTAAGGAGCATTACATCCGCCACAGTAGATGAAGATTCGAGAAGGGAAAATAAATCGTTAGCAAGATAGTTTAAAACAAAAATTCCTGCCTTTTGATGATCTTGAGTAAAGATGGGGGTAGCAATTCTAAGCATAGGTTTATAAGGCATTTCTAATACCCCTTTTTCTATATTTAAATCTAGGGAGACATATAAACTTCATTGCTTTCGAGTTTTATCGTATCTTTGAAGTAGTACCTATTGGCCTTATTCTGAAGTTCCCACTGAGGAACGACTATCGGATTCTCAGGGCCTGCGTTGAGACGAACAAGTTCCTGTCCAGACGCATTTAGTACGCGAATTTGATCGTAGAGGGGATTATTTTTCATAAAAGAAAAGAAAATTTTTTTTAGTTCTTCCTGCTCGGCAGATGTCCATAACACCATCATTGTATTGATGATTGCATATCCGTCCTAAAAGAGAAGATCTCTATAGACGGTATTCATCCGTTGACGAACAACTTCAAGCCTTGAAAGACTAAATTGCTGTTCAAGGCTCTCTAAAAGACCTTGTTGTTGGGAGATCTCTAAAGAATAGAGATGGCCTATTAGCCATAGTATGACTAATAAAAGGGGAATAACCCAAACAAAACGGCGCAAAAATTTTTGCCTACTTCCCAACGCATACTGTTATTGCTCGTGTTAGGCAAAAGATCACACTCCTGGTAGGGAAAAGTCAAAATATCTTTAAAAGACACAATAATTCCTAAAATTTTACTGAAAATGGGAGGATGTGAAAAGAGGCTGGAGACTTGTTTTATTCGTTTTTAATTTTTAAGGATAGAAATCATTATATATTCAATGTTATTTTAATGTTACATGTTTTTCAGGGGGGAAAATAAAAAGAATATGTATTTATTAAAAGCTGTTGTTTCTTCTAAGAAACAACAGCTTTTATCTTTTGGCAAGTTTTTATAACAACTTCATATCTCCAGGTTTAATTTTGTTGCTTTTTTCGAGCGCATAGCAGAAAAAGAGACTTATACATGCTGGGAGTAAAAAATGGAGAAAGATTATTCCTGTCCA of Aminobacterium sp. MB27-C1 contains these proteins:
- a CDS encoding MATE family efflux transporter; this translates as MLVQASYNIVDAIFIGRGVGPLGLAGTAIVFPLQLLSTSLAITIGVGGSSLISRSLGAGKHSYANKALGNMVFLSFIFSFSLFSIGFFTRQYILRLFGATPAIFPYAEEYLEVILFGLPFVGFGMAANHAARSEGNARVAMISMLISAILNIILDPIFIFKLKLGIRGAAIATVLSQIAMAIWMVHYFFFSKKSLLSLSLSSITPQWETIKEILSVGVSEFVRMASGSIIIVFLNNSLIYYGSDISVAVYGILHRALSFFFMPIIGVAQGLQPILGFNYGAGDYKRARDVTHLAIGAASIIAFIASVICWFMPEKVVGLFTTDSLLLEEASWALRIVTMTYFLAGFQITGSSMFQALGKARASLILSLSRQVIFLIPFLVVLPRFFNLQGIWYSFPIADTLAFLVTFFLVSKQLKVLKVERGISK